The proteins below are encoded in one region of Methanosarcina barkeri 3:
- a CDS encoding MATE family efflux transporter, with product MTDEREMRSASIGKLFLKFVLPATIGLIVAGIQGVIDGFFVGNTVGSQGLAGITLAFPALLAIIAVGQMIGIGTSSLVALALGRTDRQKAIRLIHNAFPLLLLAGIGLTVIGLTFSDSYLRFLGASGPVFDMANSYLRVLFSGSVLLTMSIGLEPLVRNDGKPRLAMICVVASVFVNMILDYLFVMRMGMGVKGAAIATVIAFSLSGILLALYFFSRWAGLRLKPGSLSLESRIIIRIMKAGFPSFAMQFSTFVLLIANEYMLLSYGSELAVSGYGIIGYVFSIFSLIFEGIAVGTQPIIGFNYGARCYSRVAGTLKIAVISCLVTGLIGFVLLSMYPEQFILIFNRDSPELMEITLNGMKIFVFALLTHGIVMLGSVYFQSINKIRYSLFIQLGTVFLFVLPLLWILPSLLDLNGVWLATPAAEFLMFLVVIGLLWKEFGFLKNGLTVSEERHFSVSETILTSNED from the coding sequence ATGACAGATGAACGGGAAATGAGGTCTGCAAGCATCGGAAAGCTTTTCCTGAAATTTGTTCTCCCGGCAACTATAGGGTTGATAGTTGCCGGAATCCAGGGAGTCATTGACGGTTTCTTTGTCGGGAATACTGTGGGAAGCCAGGGGCTTGCAGGAATAACTCTTGCATTTCCTGCACTTTTAGCCATAATTGCTGTAGGACAGATGATAGGGATAGGAACTTCAAGCCTTGTAGCCCTGGCCCTTGGCAGAACTGATCGACAGAAAGCCATCAGACTAATACACAACGCTTTCCCTCTTCTCTTGCTTGCGGGAATAGGACTCACCGTTATCGGACTGACTTTTTCGGATTCTTATCTCCGCTTTCTGGGAGCCTCTGGCCCGGTTTTTGACATGGCAAATAGTTATCTCAGAGTCCTATTTTCAGGGTCGGTACTTCTAACTATGTCCATTGGTCTCGAACCTCTAGTACGAAATGACGGAAAACCCAGACTTGCTATGATATGTGTGGTTGCGAGTGTTTTCGTAAATATGATTCTTGACTATCTCTTTGTCATGCGAATGGGAATGGGGGTTAAGGGAGCTGCCATAGCCACTGTTATTGCTTTTTCTCTTTCCGGAATTCTGCTCGCTCTGTACTTTTTCAGCAGATGGGCAGGACTGAGGCTAAAACCCGGTTCCCTCTCCCTGGAATCGAGAATAATTATCAGAATTATGAAAGCAGGCTTTCCTTCTTTTGCAATGCAGTTTTCAACTTTCGTCCTGCTCATTGCAAACGAGTACATGCTGCTCAGTTACGGTTCGGAACTCGCAGTTTCAGGCTATGGAATTATAGGTTACGTTTTCTCGATTTTCTCTTTGATTTTTGAAGGAATAGCAGTTGGCACCCAGCCAATCATCGGTTTTAATTATGGAGCCCGTTGTTATTCCCGAGTTGCAGGGACCTTAAAGATAGCTGTTATTTCTTGCCTCGTAACCGGGTTGATTGGTTTCGTGCTTCTTTCCATGTATCCGGAACAGTTTATCCTTATCTTTAACCGCGACAGCCCAGAACTCATGGAAATTACTCTTAACGGCATGAAGATTTTCGTGTTTGCCCTCCTTACTCATGGAATAGTTATGCTGGGTTCAGTATATTTCCAGTCGATAAACAAAATCAGATACTCTCTTTTCATCCAGCTGGGAACAGTTTTTCTTTTTGTCCTTCCCCTACTATGGATTTTACCTTCCTTACTTGACCTTAACGGAGTCTGGCTTGCAACCCCGGCTGCGGAATTCCTGATGTTCCTGGTCGTAATAGGCTTGCTCTGGAAAGAGTTCGGTTTTCTCAAGAATGGATTAACTGTAAGTGAGGAGCGCCACTTCTCTGTTTCTGAGACTATATTAACTTCCAATGAAGATTAA